The genomic stretch TTAATATAACGCTAGATTCACGCCCTAAAAGCAAAGATAGAATCAAAGGGCATTCCACTAAAGCAATGGGATATTTCTATCTATCGTGGCGTTTTGACTGGCTATAATCCTGCCTTTATCATTGATACGCAAACTAGAGATTCTATCCTTAAAAAATGCAGCAAAAAGGCAGATTCTATCATTAATGGAAAGAGCGAATTTGAACGCACAAAAGAGCTTATAAAGCCCATTTTACGCGGACGCGATATAAAGCGGTATAGTTATAAATGGGCAGGAGTTTGGCTAATCAATACACATAATGGCTACAAAATAGATTCTAAAACAAAAATACCGCCCATAAATATCGATGAATACCCAGCACTAAAAGCACACCTAGATAGATTCTATCCAAAAATATCAAAGCGAACCGATAAAGGAATTACACCTTATAATCTTAGAAATTGTGCGTATTTGCAGGATTTTGAGAAGCAGAAAATAAGCTGGCAAAGAGTTACACAAGAGCCTAGATTTATTCTAGAATCTGATTTTTATCTTTTAGATTCTATGGCATTTATAATAAGTTATTCGCAAGATGAATTGTATTATTTATTAGGATTTTTAAATTCAAAATTAATTTTTTATTATTTTAAGCATATAGGGCATTTATACTCTAATAAGGGCTTTTTGCTTTCTAATCAATATGTAGAAAAATTTCCTGTGCCAAAAGCCAAAGATATTGACCAAAATATCCACGATAAAATTATTGCACTTGTAAAAGAAATCTTAGAAACTAAAAGCAGAGATTCTAAAACCAACACAAAACATTTAGAATCTAAACTAGATTCTGTAATCTACAAACTCTACGCCCTAACCCCAGATGAAATAAAACTCATAGAATCTTAAAGGATAAAATATGAGCAAAAATGATAAAAAAGAACAAAAGCTATATGAAAATTATGTGAATGAAGTAAATAATAGAATCAAGACTAATCAAGAATCGCAAGATAAAATGATTTTAACTATTTCATCTGCACTCCTTGCTTTGCTACCATTTGTGTTAGAAAAGTTGCGATTAA from Helicobacter jaachi encodes the following:
- a CDS encoding TaqI-like C-terminal specificity domain-containing protein, with translation MTGYNPAFIIDTQTRDSILKKCSKKADSIINGKSEFERTKELIKPILRGRDIKRYSYKWAGVWLINTHNGYKIDSKTKIPPINIDEYPALKAHLDRFYPKISKRTDKGITPYNLRNCAYLQDFEKQKISWQRVTQEPRFILESDFYLLDSMAFIISYSQDELYYLLGFLNSKLIFYYFKHIGHLYSNKGFLLSNQYVEKFPVPKAKDIDQNIHDKIIALVKEILETKSRDSKTNTKHLESKLDSVIYKLYALTPDEIKLIES